One Mariprofundus sp. NF genomic region harbors:
- a CDS encoding PilZ domain-containing protein, giving the protein MPDQDYSEHRNFERYPIDFDAEITGSAPGGDAFVDKSVLRNISGGGVCLLTDFPAYYALGREVYLRIRLPDTDKLAAYMVCSATVAWIHRSEATESEAEIVFIGLSLNDPLTFESQKFSTIADDKASGL; this is encoded by the coding sequence ATGCCGGATCAGGATTACAGTGAACACAGGAATTTTGAGCGTTATCCCATCGATTTTGATGCGGAGATTACTGGCTCTGCTCCGGGTGGAGATGCCTTCGTCGACAAGAGTGTGTTACGTAATATATCTGGCGGTGGTGTCTGCCTGTTAACGGATTTTCCCGCCTATTATGCACTTGGACGGGAGGTTTACTTAAGAATACGCCTGCCTGATACAGACAAACTGGCTGCATATATGGTCTGCAGCGCTACCGTCGCGTGGATTCACAGGAGTGAGGCAACAGAGTCTGAAGCCGAGATTGTTTTTATCGGTCTCTCTCTGAATGATCCATTAACCTTTGAGAGCCAGAAATTTTCCACCATTGCCGATGACAAGGCGTCCGGGCTCTGA